The genomic DNA CTACACCATGCGGGAGTCCTTCACCCACACCGGCCTGCCGCTCGACGAGCCGACCATCCTCGGCATCCTGTCGCTGGCGACTTGGGCGCTCATCATCGTCGTGACACTGAAATACGTCCTGCTCGTCATGCGGGCGGACAACAAGGGCGAAGGCGGCGTCCTGGCTCTGGGCACGCTGGCCCACCGCGGGCTCAGCTCCAAGGCGGGCAACCGCGCCATCATGGCGCTGGCGATCCTGGGCATGGCGCTGTTCTACGGCGACAGCCTGATCACCCCGGCCATCTCGGTCCTGAGCGCGGTGGAAGGGCTGAAGGTCGTCACCCCGGCCCTATCCCCCTACATCGTCCCGATCACGCTGGCGGTGCTGACCCTGCTGTTCCTGTTCCAACGGCAGGGAACCGGCCGGGTCGGCATCTTCTTCGGCCCGATCATGGGGGTCTGGTTCGTCACGCTGGCGGTGCTGGGCCTGATGCAGGTGCTGCACTGGCCGGACGTGCTGCGCGCCTTCAACCCGCTGTACGGGGCGGCGCTGTTCGTCGACCACGGCTGGGTGGCCTTCCTGACGCTGGGCGCCGTGGTCCTCGCGGTCACCGGGGCCGAGGCGCTCTACGCCGACATGGGCCATTTCGGGCGGGCACCGATCCGCATCGCGTGGCTCTACCTCGTCCTGCCGGCGCTGCTGCTGAACTACTTCGGGCAGGGCGCCATGCTGCTGCACGAGCCGGAGACGCTGGAGAACCCCTTCTTCCATCTGGCGCCGGATTGGGCGCAGCTGCCGCTGGTCCTGCTGTCCACCGCGGCTACGGTCATCGCCAGCCAAGCGGTGATCTCCGGCGCCTTCTCGCTGACCCGGCAGGCCGTGCAGCTCGGCTACCTGCCGCGGCGCGAGATCCGCCACACGTCCGAGCATGAGGTCGGCCAAGTCTATATCCCGCGCAACAACTGGCTGCTTCTGATCGGCGTGGTGATCCTGGTGATCGGATTCGGGTCCAGCAGCAATCTGGCCGCCGCCTACGGCGTTTCGGTGACGGGAGCCATGGCCATCGACACGATCCTGGCCGCGGTGGTGGCGTGGCGGCTGTGGCGCTGGAACCCCCTGCTGGTCGTGGCTGCCTTCTCCATGCTGTTGGTGGTTGACCTCGCGCTGTTCGGGGCGACCCTGCTGAAGGTGCCGGACGGTGGCTGGTTCCCGCTCCTGATCGCGGCCGCGGTCTATACGCTGATGACCACGTGGCGCCGGGGCCGCCGCATCCTGGCCGAGCGGCTCTACGCCGACGCCCTGCCGATGGACCTGTTCCTGCAGCGCGTCTCTCCGCAGTCGCCGCAGCGCGTCGCGGGGACGGCCATCTTCATGACCGGCAACCCCGACGTCGTCCCCCACGCCCTTCTGCACAACATCAAGCACAACCGGGTGCTGCACGAGCGGGTGGTCGTCATGACCGTGATCATGGAGGAGGTGCCCCGCGTCTCCCCGGAACGCGCCGTTCTGGTGGAGAAGCTGGGCAAGGGCTTTTTCCGCGTGGTGCTGCGCTTCGGCTACCTGGAACAGCCGCACATTCCCCGCGCGCTGGAGCGATGCCGCCGCTTCGGACTGCATCTGGACATGATGGAGACGTCGTTCTTCCTGGGCCGCGAGACGCTGATCCCGTCGCGGTCAACCGGCCTGCCGGGCTGGCGCGAGCCCGCCTTCATCCTTCTGTCAAAGACGGCCCTGTCGGCGACGGAATTCTTCTGCATCCCACCGGGCCGCGTGGTCGAACTCGGCACGCAGGTCGAGATCTGACGGTCAGTCCCGAGCCACGATGGGGGTGAGGCGGAACCGGGCGGCGGCGGTCTCAAGCCGCCCGTCGCGCTTGACCGCGTCGACGAACTGGTTCACCCGGTCCAGCCACAGCGGGTCCCCCGGCGCCACGGCGTAGGCATAGGGCGTAGTCTGAACCGGATTCTCCGGAGCGATCAGATGCGCCCACTGGTGAAAGGCGAGCATCCGCTGGCCATAAGGGTAATCGGTGAGGAAGGCGTCGGCACGTCCCGACTGGACCTCCTCCTCCCGCTCCAGGGGGCCGGAAACGATGCGGACACTGGCCTTGCGGAACGAGAGGCTGGCATAGTCGTCCATGACGGTGCCCTTCTGAACCGCCACCACCATGCCGTCCTGGTCCAGATCGTCCCACCTCAGGATGCGCGGGTGCATCTGGGAGGATACGGCGTAGATGCCGCTGCGCAGGTAGGGCTGGCTGAAGGCGACCTTTTCCGCACGGGCCGCCGTGACACCGATGCCGAACATGCCGATGTCGCACCGGTCGCTCAACAGATCGGCGACGAAATTCGGAAAGCCGCTTTCCACGAAGGTCACCCGAGCGCCCAGATCGTGGGCGAAGGACCGCGCCATGTCGATGTCCAGGCCCTGGAGTTCCCCGCTGTATGAACTGCGGAAGGAAATGGCGTAATAGTCCGGCCATATGCACACGCGCAGCAACCCGGTGCGCTGCACCCGGTCAAGCCGGCCTTCCGCCCGGACCGGCGCCGTTCCGAACACCAGGAACACCGACTGGAGCGCCGTGTGAAGCGCCAACGCCGTCAGTGCGATGGAAAGACGCCGCACGACCTCGGACCCCCGAACCCATCCCCGATGACCGCGACAGGATAGCACTGCGCCCTCGTAAAGCACAGCGCATGCTTGCGATTCGGCTGCCCGCTGTTAAGATTCGCGGGACACCAGCACACCGCACGGAGCCACGCGTGATGGCCAAGCTTGCCCTGTTCCAGCATCGGGGCGCCTTTCTCGCGTTGGCCTTCTTGTCGGTGATGGCCCTTGTATTCGAGGTCGCCTACGACATCCACGCCGACCGCGCCCTGGCGTTGAAGAATGCTGCGGAAAACATCGATGATTTGGCGAGTGCCCTGGAGTCCTCGGTCAGCCGAACGGTCCAGGCGGTTGACGTGACGTTGGCCTCCGTGGGCGAGGCGGTCAGCGTCGGCAATCTGCTGCATGGTCAGTCCATGGAAGACTGGAAGGGGTCGTCGCCCCCGCTGCTTCAGGAACGGCTGCGCCGGTCGCCTCATCTCCGTGGCCTTTCCGTGCTCGACCGCCGGGGCGTTCTGGTGGCGACCACGGAGGATCCCCGTCTGATCGGCTCCTCGTTCGCGGAGATGGATCTGTTTCGCACCCAACTGTCCGGACAGAACCAGGGACTCTACATCGGCGCCCCGGTGCGCGGACGGTTTCTGGCGCCGACCGGTGCTGCGGACGACCGGTCCGGCAGGTGGGTCCTGCCGATGAGCAGGGCGATTCGTGGAGCGGATGGGACGCTTCTCGGCGTCTCCGTCGCCTCGGTCAATCCCGAATATCTGCAAAGCATTTTCCGCGCGGTGCGCAACGGGCTGCACGGCACGGCGTCGCTCTATCGCCGGGACGGGTTGCTTCTGGCCCGGCTTCCTCAGGATGGGACGGACGGCATCGGCACGCCGATGGCCGGGGCGGAGTTGTTTCGCGTCCATCTTCCCATGTCCGAGGGCGGTGTGTTCCACGAAACCGGCCAGGACGGTCGGGAGCGCATCACCGCCTACCGCGCCACGCCGCTCTGGCCTCTGGTTCTGGCGATCAGCCGCAGCGAGGATGAGGAACTGGCGGGCTGGTGGACCAACCAGATGGAGATTGCCGGGGTCGCGCTGGGGGCCGGCTTGGTCATCCTGCTGTTCGCCACCGCGCTGACCCTGCTGCGCCGCAAGGACGCCCAGCTCGAAGACGGCAACGCCCGTTTCAACGCGCTTTTGGAAACCGCCGCCGAGGGCATCCTGACGGCGCGGTCGGATGGTGTGATCGAGACCGCGAACACCGCGGCACACCGCATCTTCGGCTACCCGCCCGGCGACCTGGTCGGGCGTCATGTGCAGGAGTTGATGGAGCCGCAGCACCACCCGACCCACAGCCGCGTCATGGAGGCCATCACCGCCGGCGCCCGACGGATCGGCCCGAACTACACGCGCGAGGTGAACGGGCTGCGGATGGATGGCGAGGTGTTCCCCCTCGATCTGTCCCTGGCCGAGGTGCAGACGCAGCACGGCATCCTCTTCGCCGCCTTCTTCCGCGATCTGTCGGAGCGCAAGCGGGCCGAGCGGGCTCTGACCGAGGCCAAGGAGAAGGCCGAGGCCGGGCAGCGCAGCAAGATGGAATTCCTGGCGACCATGAGCCACGAGATCCGGACGCCCATGAACGGGGTGATCGGCATGGCCGGGCTTCTCCAGGAAACCCACCTGGACGAGGAGCAGCGCGGCTACGCCGACACCATTCGCGACTCCGCGGAATCGCTGCTGACCATCATCAACGACATCCTGGACTTCTCAAAGATCGATGCCGGGCGCCTCACCCTGGAGGTATCGGACTTCGAAGCCGTGCCGCTGGTGGAAAGCGTGCTGGAATTGCTGGCTCCGCGCGCCGCCGCAAAGGGGCTGGAACTGGCCAGCTACGTTCCGCCGGCCCTGCATGGTCCGTTGCGCGGCGATCCTGGCCGCCTGCGCCAGATCCTCATCAACCTTGCCGGCAACGCCGTCAAGTTCACCGACCAGGGCAGTGTGACCATCGTTCTGTCGGTGGAACAGGACGCTGCCGCTGGGGCTGAGGACCGACCGCAACCGGATGAATCCGTGGTCCCGCCCCCACACGAGACGCCGGTGACCATTCGTTTCGAGGTGAGGGACACGGGAATCGGCATCGCAACGGCGGATCACAAGCGTCTCTTCACGATGTTCAGTCAGGTGGATGGGTCGTCGGCCCGCCGTCACGGTGGAACGGGGCTCGGCCTCGCCATCTGCAAGCGCCTCGCGGAGCTGATGGGCGGGCGGATCGGCGTCCACAGCATGCCCGGCGAGGGCAGCGTCTTCTGGGTCGTCATTCCCTTGTGGCGCGGCACGCCGACGGATGCCGCATCCGCGCCGCAAGCACCGGGCAGTTGGGCCGGGCGGCGCATTCTTCTGGTCGACGATTTGGCGGTGAACCGCGATCTGCTCGCCCGCCAGCTCGCCGCGATGGGCCTGGAAACCGACTCCGCCGCAACGGGTGAAAATGCCCTTCACCGGCTGCTGTCGGCATGCGCCAAGGGCCGACCGTTCGACGCCGCCATTCTCGATCATTGCATGCCGGGCCTGACCGGGCCGGAGCTGGCGGCTCGCATCCGTGCCATCCCGGCGTTGGCCGACTTGCCGCTGGCGCTGGCCACCTCCCAGCGCATGGATGAGACGGAAGAGGAAGCCGCCGTTATCGACGTGCGGATCGTCAAGCCCGTCCGGTCCAGGGCGTTGCGCACCGCGGTGTCGCATCTGTTCGCTGCGCGGGCACTCAGGGTTTCGTCGCCGGATGCGGGTCCCACAGACAAGTCGGGCGCCTCATCGCCACCGGGCTCCTCACCGGGCAGGCCCTTGGCCGCGCCGACGCCGTCCAGCACCCCCCCGACCGGCGCGGCCCGCCGCCGCATCCTGGTGGCGGAAGACAATCCGGTGAACCTTCAGGTGACGCTGGCTTTGCTGCGCCGGGCCGGCCATGCGGTCGATTCGGTGTCAAACGGGCTGGAGGCGGTCAACGCCGTCGCCGCCCTGCCCTACGATCTTGTCCTGATGGACGTGCAGATGCCGGAAATGGACGGTCTGGCGGCGACCAGGGCGATCCGCCGGATGGGCGGATCCGCCGCCCGCGTTCCCGTTGTCGCCATGACCGCCAACGCCATGGAAGGAGATCAGGCCACCTGTCTGGCCGCTGGAATGGATGACTATCTGCCCAAGCCCATCGCGGCGGACCAGCTCTTACGGACGGTCGCGCGATGGGGTGGCATTCCGCAAGGAAGCGGCCCCAACCGGCGGGAACCATCGCCGGAGACCGAAGTTCCGCCGCCGCGCATCGACCACGCCAAACGCGAGGATTTGCGTGACGCGCTTGGCGATGAGGGCTTCGGCCTGTTGATGGAAACGTTCCTTCGCGAAGCGCCAAGCCATCTCGACCGGTTGCGGCGTGGTGCTCAGGACGGCGATTTCCCGATCGTGGAACGCGAAGCCCATATCCTCAAGGGCTCCGCGGGCAATGTCGGCTTCGCGCAGGCTTCCGCACTGGCCGGTGAACTCGTGGCGGCGGCCCGCCGCCGGGATGCTGCCGGTATCAGCGGCGATCGCATCCAGGCGTTGGATGCCGCCCTCAAGGACGCCGAGCGGACCGGTACACCGCCTGACGATGCACTGGTCGGGCTGGAGATGACGGGGCGGCCGATGGGCGCATCCGGGGAAAGATAGGCACGCCCGGCTCCCCCCTCACGCCGCGGCGGGACAACCGTCACCGACCTTTAATCGACAGTTAACGCTGCCCACCGCAAACACGCGCGACGAATTTGTCGATGTCGCCGTTCAGCGTCTCGGCGCGGCGCGCCAGTTCACCGGCGGAGGACAGAACCTGGCTGGCGGCGGCGCTGGCATCCTGCGCGCCGGAAGACACGCTGGTCACCGCGTCGGCCACGGTGCGCACGCCGGCCGATGCCTCGCGGATGGAGCGGCTGATCTCGTCGATGGCCGCGCTCTGCTGCTCGGCGGCGCCGGCGATTCCCACCGCGATCTGGTCGATGTCGTGGATCATGCCGCCGACATGTTGGATCACCGCCGCCGTATCGCGGGTCACCGACTGGACCTGGGAGATTTGGGCGGAGATGTCCTCCGTCGCCTTGGCGGTCTGGTTGGCGAGGTTTTTCACTTCCGTCGCCACCACGGCAAACCCCTTCCCGGCCTCCCCGGCCCGGGCCGCTTCGATCGTGGCGTTCAGCGCCAGCAGATTGGTCTGGCTGGCGATGTCGTTGATGAGCTGCACGACCGCGCCGATCTGATCGGAGGCGGCCAGCAGGGAGCGGATGGTGGCGTCGGCCTCCCGCACCTTCTCCACCGAGCTGCGGGCGAGATCGGCGGTGCGGGACACGCCCTGGGCCACCTCGCCGATGGCGCCGGATACCTCGCCAGTCGCGGCGGCCACGCCGTCCACGTTGGACGACACCTGCTCGGCCGCCGAGGCCGCGGAGAAGGACTGCTCGCTGGCCGTGGCCGCGGTCGCCGTCATGGCGGTGGAGGACGCTTCGAGCTGGGCGGCGCTGGCTGACAGGCTCTGCGCCACCTCCTTGATGTTGGCGCCGATGCGGGTTGCGCTCTCCACGAACTCGCGGCTCTTGCCGTCCATGGCCGCCAGCCCGTCGTTGATCTGGTGGGCGTAGGCGCCGAATTCACCGACCATGCCGGTCATCACGATGCGCCGGTAATACTGCCCCTCCGCCGCGTGCTGCATGGCGGCGTTGGCCTCCTTGCCAAAGGATTCCACGCGGTCGAGCAGGCGGTTGAGGGTCCGCAGCATGTCCGCAATCGGGCTGGCCCCCTGGATGTTCAAGATGCGCGGCTGAAGGTCGCCCTTCTCGGCCGCGGCAATAACCGCGATGGCTTTGTGGATGGTCCGGTTGGTGAGCGCCAGCCAGCGGATCGCGGCAAGACAAGGCAGAATCGCCAGCAGCCCCAGCGCGGCGGCGACGGCGTCGCCGGTCATGAAGCCGTAGACCGCCTGTGCTCCCGACAGCAGGGCGGCCGAAGCGGCAGCGGCGAGCGATTTAGAGACTGAAGACAAACTCGTCATAGCTCGTGCCCTTGTCGCGCAGGAGTTTTTCCAGCATGGCACCGGAGGCCGCCATGGCCGCGTTCCGGTCGGCGTGCCGCGCCTCTTCCGCCCGCAGCGCGGCGTAGAGGCCCGCCGCCGCGTCCACCGCGGGGCGCGCCGGGACACGCCGGCTCGAATGGTAGCCGGTGATGGTTCGCCCGTTTCCGCTGTCCGGATTGCCGAAAACTGGCGTGACATGGGCAAACACCCAGTAATGGTCTCCATCCTTCGCCCGGTTGATGACATAGGCAAAGATTTCGCTTCCAGCCTCGATGCGGGTCCACAACAGCTTGTAGACGCAGCGCGGCATGTCGGAATGGCGGACGATGTTGTGCGGTTTTCCCAGCAACTCCGCTTCGCTGTAGCCGCTGATGCGCAGGAACACGTCGTTGGCGTAGGTGATGCGGCCCTTGATATCCGTCTTCGAGACGATGATCTCATCGCGGTGAAAGGTCCGCTCCCGCCCGGTCAGGGTACCATGTGTGCCGCCCGTGCCGACCGTCATGACCGTCCGCCTTTCAAACACCGGTGAACGCAATCACCCGACAAACAGATCACCAACCCAACCGTTGGTAATATCTTCTGCCCTCGACTCATAGCGTACGTAATAATTGGATGGCTTTAAAAACGAGCGGCGCTCGGCTGCGACAAATTGTATCACATTCCTAACGCGAAAAATGGGTTGCATCGAAGCGAACGATACGGAGTCCGAAGAGAAAAATCAGTCCCCACCATGGACTGGATCGGATCGATTTTCTCTCCGAGATGGTGGATCACATGCCTGGTTCGTAAACCACGACACGATTTCGGCCCTCGCGCTTGGCGCGGTAGAGGGCGAGGTCAGCCCGGTGGATCGCCTTTTCCAGGGTGTCGTAGGACCCGTCCAGCGCCGAGATGCCAATGCTGCTGGTCAAATGGAACCGGCCTTCCGGCCCAGGAATGGCCATGCGGGACAGATGGCGGCGCACCCGCTCCGCCACCACGCGGGATTCCTCTGCGGTGGCACCGGGCAGGACCACGACGAACTCCTCGCCGCCGAGCCGGCCGAGAATGTCGTATTCGCGCAAGATGGCCTGACAGCCGCCGGCCACCATGCGCAGGGCGTCGTCGCCGGTGGCGTGGCCATAGCTGTCGTTGATGCGCTTGAAATGGTCCACGTCCAGAACGAAGACCGACATCGGCTCGCTGAAGCGGTGGGCGCGGGCCAGCTGCGAGCGCGCCAACTCCATGAAGGAGCGCCGGTTGTAAATTCCCGTCAGCGGATCGCGGGACGCCATGTCCCGCAGCGCTTCCTCCATGTTCCGGCGGTCGGTGTAATCGTAGATCCAGGCCAGATTCACCTGAACGCCCTGGATCACCGCCTGGTTGACCGTGAACAGCGTCCAGAAGGACGACCCGTCGGCCCGGCGGAACTGCACCTCCATGTTGGTCACCGACCCGTAGGAGCGCAGGCGATCGATCACCCGCTCGCGCTGGTGCCGATCCAGGTAATAGTCGCGCGCCTGCCGGCCGATCAGATCCTCACGCTTCAGACCGATCAATTCGGCGAATCGGGTGTTGACGAAGATGATCTTGCCGTCGTCGCGGCGCGACACCGACACGCCGATCGGGCTCTGCTCCAGGATGGCCTGGAGCCGCTCCTCGCTGGGCAGCCCCTCCGTCAGGTCGTGGATCACGCCGACGATGCCGCCCAGGTTCCCGGCGCTGTCGCAGAAGACGGCCTTGGTCAGGCTGGACAGGCGGGTGGTGCCGCCGACGAAGGGAACCGCCTCCTCGTAGCTGCGCTGGCCCCAGTTGACGGTCAGCTCGTGATCCTGATCGGCGTGCGCCTTGGCGATGCGCGGGTCCATCACGGCAAAGGCGGTCTTGGCGACGATGCTCCGGCGATCCAGGCCGGTGTAGCGCTCGAAGGCGTCGTTGCAGTCCGTGTATTCACCAGCCGCGTTCTTCACGAAGACGGGAACCGGCAGCGTCTCGAACAGCACCTCCTTCATAAGGAGCTGGTCGCGCAGCGCGGCTTGCGCCTGCCGGTGGTGGCTGATGTCGGTGTAGACGCGAAGAGACTGCCGCTCGCCCAGCGGGCCTGTGGTGGGACCGACCGACTCAGCCACCCAGACAGTTCCGCCATCCTGGCAGCGCAATCGCCGCTCGCCCGGCGCATCCGGCAGCGCCGGGAAAAAGGCATCCTCCGGCTCCAGCGCCGCGAGGTCGAGACCGGTCAGGCCGCCGGAAGCATAACGCAGCAGACCATGCAGGGCCGGGTTGGCGTACAGGATGGTCCCTGTGTCCGTGGTGACGCAGACCCCCGTCGGCAGCGTGTCGAACACACGCCACAGCGCAACACGGGTTTCCTCCGCATCCCCAGAAGAACTCATTGAACCAACCGAATCCAGCATGGCCCCGACAGCGTCGTGGAAGATTCTTGCGCCACGATAGGGCAAACAAGGAGTACGTTAGCCGATGCGCCTTTTTGCCCCTGTGTGCCATCTTGTCGCGCTATGGTGGTGATCGCCTATCCTGAGCGCAAAATCTATCGATTTTTGAACGTTCCGCACGCCGTTGACACACGGTCTTCCGCCAGATTGTCCACCGGCAAGCCCAGCCTCAGCCACCTCTGCCGATAGTCGAACCGGCGCACCAGCACCCCGGCCCGGCCCAACTCATTGTAAAGCCCGGCGGACTGCGGATCGTCTATGAGACGAAAGAGCGACGTGCCTCCAGCGACGCGCACCCCGGCCTCCATCAGTCGGGCGTCGAAGCGGGCCGCCGCGTCGGCCAGACGGCGTCGGGTGGCGGCGATCCACGCCGAATCCGACAGCGCCGCGGTGGCGACCGCCAGCGCCGGACCCGACACCGCCCAAGGTCCCACGGCGGCCCGCACATCCCGGACCAGCGCCGGCTCACCGAGCAGGAAGCCGAGCCGGACCCCGGCCAACCCGAAGAACTTCCCGAAGGAGCGCAGGATGACCAGACCGGCGCGCCCGGCCTCCGACGCCACGCTGCACTCCGGAATGACCTCGGCGAAGGCCTCGTCCACCAGCAGCCAGCCGCCCCGCGCCGCCTGCCGCTCCGCCAGGGCCAGCAGGGTTTCGGGCGGGACGATGCGGCCGTCCGGGTTGTTCGGGTTCACGACCACGACCACGTCGGCATCGCAGGCGTCCAGCGACTCCGTCCCGGTCACGCGATGGCCGGCCTTGGCCCAGCCCGCGGCATGTTCGGCGTAGGTCGGCCCCAGCACGGCAACCGTCCCCGGACGCCGCAGCCGCGGCAGGATCTGGATCAGCGCCTGGGAACCGCCCGCGGCGGCGATACGGTCCGGCGACGGCACGCCGTAGCAGGCCGCCGCGGCCTCGCGCAGCGCCGTTTCGGCCGCGCGGCCCGGCAGGCGCGCCCAGGCCTCGTCCGGGATGGGCGGCAGCGGGTAAGGCCAGGGGTTGATGCCGGTGGACAGGTCCACCCAGGGTTCCGGCGCCCCTGGAAAGGCTACCCGCGCAGCGTCGAGGTCGCCGCCGTGGATGATCTCACCCTGGACGATCCTCTTGGACCCCGCCGCCGATTCCGCCATCATCCCGCCCCTTCCCTTCCCCCAGAGGATTCGATCCCGTGGAGCTTCATCCGTCCGTGCTCGCCGCCGCTCTCCTCATCGAGGCCGCCGCCGGCTATCCGGACGCACTCTACGCCCAAATCCGCCACCCGGTGGTGTGGATCGGGGCGCTTATCGCCCAGCTTGACCGCGCGCTCAACCGCGAGCGTGAATCCTTCGCCGTCCGCAAGGCCGCCGGCGTGCTGGCTCTGCTCGTCCTGCTTCTGGTGGTGGGTGGCGCCGCGTCGGCGGTGGCGGGGCTGTGCCGGCACTTGCCGCTCGGCGGCCTCCTCGAAGCGGCGCTGGCCTCCACCCTGCTGGCGCAGCGCAGCCTGCACGACCATGTGGCCGCGGTCGCCGCCGCCTTCCGCGACGGCGGGCTGGAGGCGGCGCGTGAAGCCGTGTCGCGCATCGTCGGCCGCAATCCGGCCACCCTTGACGAGCATGGGGTAAGCCGCGCCGCCATCGAAAGCCTGTCGGAGAATTTCTCGGACGGTGTGGTCGCCCCGGCCTTTTGGCTGCTGGTCGGCGGGCTGCCGGGAATCGCGCTCTACAAGGCGATCAATACCGCGGACAGCATGATCGGCCACCGCACGCCCCGGCACGAGGCGTTCGGCTGGGCCGCGGCGCGGCTGGACGATCTGGTCAACCTCCCCGGTTCCCGCCTGTCGGCGCTGCTGATCTGGGTGGCCGCCCGCTTCACCGAGGGGGCCGACGCCGCCGAATCCTGGCGGTCGGTACGGCGCGACGCCCACCGCCACCGCTCGCCCAACGCCGGCTGGCCCGAGGCGGCAATGGCCGGGGCGCTCGACCTCCGGCTCGGCGGACCGCGGGTCTATGGCGAGGTTCGGATCGAGGACGCCTGGATGGGGCCGGGCCGCACCGCCGCCACCGTGCAGGACATCACCCGCGCCCTTCACCTCTATCGGCGCGCCTGCATCGCCCTGGTGGCCGGCGCGCTGCTGCTGGCGCTGACCCTCTAAGCGCGCCAATGGAAAAGGGGCTCCGAAGAGCCCCTTTTCCAATCAGACAACCCGGAAGTTCTTGAACTGCCAGGGGTCGTCATGGTCGATGTCCTCAGGGAACAGACGTTCGCGGTCCTGCAGCGGAGTCCAGTCGCCATAGGCGCCGACCAGTTCGCCGAGATAGGGCTTGGCGATTTCCAGGATGCGCTGGAAATCGATCTCGTCCGGCTCGACAATGCCGCGGTTCGGGTTCTCCAACGCCCAGACGATGCCGGCCAGAACTGCCACCGTGACCTGCAG from Azospirillum brasilense includes the following:
- the cobD gene encoding threonine-phosphate decarboxylase CobD, producing MMAESAAGSKRIVQGEIIHGGDLDAARVAFPGAPEPWVDLSTGINPWPYPLPPIPDEAWARLPGRAAETALREAAAACYGVPSPDRIAAAGGSQALIQILPRLRRPGTVAVLGPTYAEHAAGWAKAGHRVTGTESLDACDADVVVVVNPNNPDGRIVPPETLLALAERQAARGGWLLVDEAFAEVIPECSVASEAGRAGLVILRSFGKFFGLAGVRLGFLLGEPALVRDVRAAVGPWAVSGPALAVATAALSDSAWIAATRRRLADAAARFDARLMEAGVRVAGGTSLFRLIDDPQSAGLYNELGRAGVLVRRFDYRQRWLRLGLPVDNLAEDRVSTACGTFKNR
- the cbiB gene encoding adenosylcobinamide-phosphate synthase CbiB, producing the protein MELHPSVLAAALLIEAAAGYPDALYAQIRHPVVWIGALIAQLDRALNRERESFAVRKAAGVLALLVLLLVVGGAASAVAGLCRHLPLGGLLEAALASTLLAQRSLHDHVAAVAAAFRDGGLEAAREAVSRIVGRNPATLDEHGVSRAAIESLSENFSDGVVAPAFWLLVGGLPGIALYKAINTADSMIGHRTPRHEAFGWAAARLDDLVNLPGSRLSALLIWVAARFTEGADAAESWRSVRRDAHRHRSPNAGWPEAAMAGALDLRLGGPRVYGEVRIEDAWMGPGRTAATVQDITRALHLYRRACIALVAGALLLALTL